From Bacteroidota bacterium:
TCGGCAGGTGGGCGACCTCCAATCCGTGTTCGAGGAGGAATGTTTCGGCCCTCGACCCGGGCTTGCAGATCGCGACCACCCCGATCCCTGCATTCCGGAGCTCGAGCATCAGCGTGCAGGCGTAGATCTCCAGGCCTCCCCACGCGTCCGAGGTGCAGAGGTGGAGCGAGCGGGGGTTCATCAGATCCGGGTCTCGAGCGTGAAGGCGTAGTTGCGCAGGGGCGCCATGTTCCCGATGAGCTCCACGTAGTAGTACTGGAACAGGTTATTGACGTGAAACCCGGATGTGACGCCGAGGCTCCCCAGCTTCCAGTCGGCGGCGATCCGGACGTCGACGACCGTTATCGGGACCCGTTCCTCCCCCCCGGGAATGATCCCGAGCGTGACGAAAGCGTCATCGATGCGTTCGCTGTTCGAGATAAACCGCGCATCGACCCCGATCCGGACGGGTGGCAGGTTGAGCAGAGTCGAACAATAGAGGAGATGCCGCGGGCGGTACTTGAGGATGTCGCCGGTCGTGAGATCCCGCGGGACCATGTAGGTATAACTGATCTGATGTTCAAGGAGCCGGTCTGCTTCGTTCACGTTGATCGTACATTCCGCCCCGTAGATCAGCGCCCGGGTGATATTTTGAAAGTGGACCACCCCGTCGCTCCCGAACGCCGGCTCGATCAGGTCCCAGAATTCGTTCCGAAAGAGGGAGATGTCGGCCTGGAGAAAGCCTGTGAAGAGGCGCGAGAGGCCTCCTTCGACCGACCAGCTCCGCTCCGGCATCAGGCCGGGATTCGGTCGGATCGCCACGCCTCCCGCAGTGGATGTCGTGAACACCTCGGCAACCGTGGGGGCGCGGAATCCCCGTCCTGCCGATATTCTCGCCGAGAATGAATCGGAGGGGCTGTAGGAGAGCCCGAATTTGGGGTTGAATTGGCCGACCGATCCGAGACCCGAGATGCGCTGCGCGTCGAACCGGCCGCCGGCTGTCAGGCGAAGGGCTCCGGAGATTTTGATCTCGTCCTGAACGTAGACCGCCGCGCCGCGCCCGTCGTGCGTTCCGAAGATCGTGTCCGCGTCGACTTCCTGAAGGCTCCCGGAGAGTCCGGCGATCAGGATCTGGCCGGGCGAAAGCTGGTAATTCGCCTGCACTTCACCCGTCACGACGCCGGAGCGGGAATTGCTTCCGGCGCTGTCGTACACGCTCGGAATATTGTCGTCCCAGCGCGACTTCAACCAGCTGACCTTCGCGGAATAGAAGAGGCGGTCGGAGACCACCTGCCGGTAGCTGCCGCTCAAATTCCACCGGACGGAATAGACCGATTCGAGGAGTTCATCGTCCGGGGGTTCGAACGCGTGCCCGAAATCCTTCCAGTAGAGGAAATTTCCGCGCCTCTGCTCTAAAATACTAAACGAGAGAGAGGCCGACCCGTAGGGGCTGAGCGCATATCCCAGCCGGGCCGAGCCGTTCCATCTTTTCCAGTAATCGTTCCGGCGGTACCCGTCGTTCAACGTGCGGTCCGCCGCGAGCGCCACGCTCAGATCTCCGATACGGTTCAGGTAGCCGGCGTGGATC
This genomic window contains:
- a CDS encoding TonB-dependent receptor, which translates into the protein MRKLLPAGILLLVSLSGLHGQIERGATITGTVVSRENGEALAGATIAVEGTLLGTSSDTHGKFLLRRVPPGRQTLVTSLIGYRANRLPSVASGSGDTSVVLIELDPSPVQTAPVIVTAGRREQSLGEVPASVSVIGGELLNARNTVTVDDALRYVPGVSVTQTQVNIRGSTGYSFGVGTRVLLLIDGLPFITGDTGEINWESIPSSQIDRIEVVKGASSALYGSSALGGVINIITRVPGDQAETRLKFYGGLYSQPGYQSWRWNDDARSFSGIHAGYLNRIGDLSVALAADRTLNDGYRRNDYWKRWNGSARLGYALSPYGSASLSFSILEQRRGNFLYWKDFGHAFEPPDDELLESVYSVRWNLSGSYRQVVSDRLFYSAKVSWLKSRWDDNIPSVYDSAGSNSRSGVVTGEVQANYQLSPGQILIAGLSGSLQEVDADTIFGTHDGRGAAVYVQDEIKISGALRLTAGGRFDAQRISGLGSVGQFNPKFGLSYSPSDSFSARISAGRGFRAPTVAEVFTTSTAGGVAIRPNPGLMPERSWSVEGGLSRLFTGFLQADISLFRNEFWDLIEPAFGSDGVVHFQNITRALIYGAECTINVNEADRLLEHQISYTYMVPRDLTTGDILKYRPRHLLYCSTLLNLPPVRIGVDARFISNSERIDDAFVTLGIIPGGEERVPITVVDVRIAADWKLGSLGVTSGFHVNNLFQYYYVELIGNMAPLRNYAFTLETRI